A genome region from Bacillaceae bacterium IKA-2 includes the following:
- a CDS encoding DUF4236 domain-containing protein yields MSFRFLKRVRVAPGLRLNISKGGLSSSIGKRGATVTLGRRGLYGNLGIPGSGASYRTKLDKKTGRPSNTSYQKRSTNTPKTISMKFDKQSHALVFVDEDDQRVPPALERDIKREYRDDIQKLYVQKETEINEQTTKLLVLHKQSFQERSLEELRNLAAEAVVFTIQQPNKKVIFEELKTDFEEELSFLEKVRLLLPSNRRNFLSSIQAEASRQYQLESEQFQQAQDVFKKEKIQRLSQVETVIKGEVEVMELWLENFLAELDFPLETNISFTILSNSTVYLDVDLPQMEEIPLTKASILKSGKLKVEKKSQRQMREDYAIMVGGTALYLSSYVFSLLPTCQTIIISGYTQVQSKATGHIEDQYIYSLKVDKNTFYSLNLAEVHPIAAFDNFEPITNATKTFIFKEIEPYQPVEE; encoded by the coding sequence ATGAGTTTTCGATTTCTAAAACGAGTACGAGTAGCCCCTGGATTACGTTTAAATATTAGTAAGGGTGGCCTTAGCTCATCTATTGGCAAGCGAGGAGCCACTGTTACGTTAGGACGACGTGGGCTATATGGTAATCTCGGTATTCCTGGAAGTGGTGCTTCTTACCGAACGAAACTTGATAAAAAAACAGGTAGGCCAAGTAATACATCGTATCAAAAAAGATCAACTAACACGCCAAAGACGATTTCAATGAAATTTGATAAACAATCTCATGCCCTTGTTTTTGTTGATGAAGATGACCAAAGAGTTCCGCCCGCTCTTGAACGAGACATTAAACGGGAATATCGTGACGATATCCAAAAGTTATACGTACAAAAAGAAACAGAGATTAACGAACAAACAACAAAGTTGCTTGTCTTACATAAGCAAAGCTTCCAAGAGCGATCACTAGAAGAATTAAGAAACTTAGCAGCTGAAGCTGTTGTTTTTACTATACAGCAACCGAATAAAAAAGTAATTTTTGAGGAACTGAAAACAGATTTTGAGGAGGAATTGTCTTTTTTGGAGAAGGTACGCTTACTCTTACCCTCTAATCGACGCAACTTTCTTAGCAGTATTCAAGCTGAGGCAAGTCGTCAATATCAGCTCGAAAGCGAACAATTTCAGCAAGCGCAAGACGTCTTTAAAAAAGAGAAAATACAGCGTCTAAGCCAAGTCGAAACCGTCATTAAAGGTGAGGTTGAAGTAATGGAGCTTTGGTTAGAAAATTTCCTAGCAGAGCTAGACTTTCCCCTCGAAACAAATATTTCTTTTACAATATTGTCTAACAGTACCGTTTATTTAGATGTTGATCTCCCACAAATGGAAGAAATTCCACTAACAAAAGCATCAATTTTAAAATCAGGAAAGTTAAAGGTTGAAAAAAAATCGCAACGGCAAATGCGTGAAGATTACGCAATCATGGTTGGCGGTACCGCCCTTTATTTAAGTTCTTATGTTTTTTCACTTTTACCGACATGTCAGACAATTATTATCTCAGGCTACACTCAAGTCCAAAGTAAAGCGACAGGACACATCGAGGACCAATACATTTATAGTTTAAAAGTTGATAAAAACACATTTTACTCACTAAATTTAGCTGAGGTGCACCCAATTGCTGCTTTTGATAATTTCGAACCAATTACAAACGCGACAAAAACGTTTATTTTTAAAGAAATTGAACCGTATCAGCCAGTAGAGGAATAA
- the namA gene encoding NADPH dehydrogenase NamA: MSSLLFTPYQLKNLTLKNRLVMSPMCMYMAENKDGQVSNWHLTHYGSRAIGQAGLIFTEAAAVTAQGRISDQDLGIWDDAHVDGLKRLVDHVHELGGKIGIQLAHAGRKANVNGSIIGPSSIPFNDKTKTPDEMSESQVLDTITAFKKGAERALRAGFDVIEIHAAHGYLINEFLSPLTNKREDLFGGNIEKRYELLKRVLDEVKTVWDGPLFVRISANEYAQDGNSLDVFVNYAKKMKQQGVDLIDCSSGGVVPASMDVYPGYQVRNAQIIREKAAIATGAVGMITTGNQAEEILKNERADLIFVARPFLDNPYLAKTFAKEINSTVDAPKPYERGW; the protein is encoded by the coding sequence ATGTCTTCACTACTTTTTACTCCGTACCAACTTAAAAATTTGACGCTTAAAAACCGACTTGTAATGTCGCCTATGTGTATGTATATGGCTGAAAATAAAGATGGTCAAGTCTCGAATTGGCATCTCACTCATTACGGAAGTCGTGCAATTGGTCAAGCAGGTTTAATTTTCACTGAAGCTGCTGCCGTAACGGCGCAAGGACGAATTTCTGACCAGGATCTTGGGATTTGGGATGACGCTCACGTTGACGGTTTAAAGCGTTTAGTCGACCATGTCCATGAACTAGGTGGCAAAATCGGGATTCAACTTGCCCATGCAGGTCGTAAGGCGAATGTGAATGGATCAATTATCGGACCTTCATCGATTCCCTTTAACGATAAGACAAAAACTCCCGATGAAATGTCTGAGTCACAAGTGTTAGACACAATTACTGCTTTTAAAAAAGGTGCAGAGCGAGCGCTAAGAGCCGGCTTTGACGTCATTGAAATCCATGCTGCTCATGGATACTTAATTAATGAGTTTCTTTCACCATTAACAAACAAGCGAGAAGATCTTTTTGGTGGGAACATAGAAAAACGTTACGAACTATTAAAGCGAGTTTTGGACGAAGTGAAAACTGTTTGGGACGGTCCTTTATTCGTACGGATTTCTGCTAATGAATATGCACAAGACGGCAATAGTCTCGACGTCTTCGTTAATTATGCGAAGAAAATGAAACAGCAAGGCGTTGACCTTATTGATTGTAGTTCAGGAGGTGTCGTTCCCGCCAGCATGGATGTTTATCCTGGCTACCAAGTACGCAATGCACAAATAATCCGTGAGAAGGCAGCTATCGCAACTGGAGCCGTTGGAATGATCACAACAGGAAATCAAGCAGAAGAAATACTGAAAAATGAGCGAGCTGACTTGATTTTTGTAGCTAGACCCTTTTTAGATAATCCCTATTTGGCGAAGACATTTGCAAAGGAAATTAATTCGACAGTGGACGCGCCAAAACCATATGAACGCGGCTGGTGA
- the cbpB gene encoding cyclic-di-AMP-binding protein CbpB yields the protein MIRESLKNQTFSDKTIADLIIPIEKVAHVQQNNSLEHALLVLVKSGYTSFPVLGNDSKLEGIISKALILDSILGLERIELDLLHTLKVSEVMEEKIPTMKISDTFAKAIAVSINNPFICVLDGEGAFRGILTRRSLLVYLNQEMFQKK from the coding sequence ATGATTAGAGAATCGCTAAAAAATCAGACATTTTCAGATAAAACAATTGCAGATTTAATTATTCCTATCGAAAAAGTCGCTCATGTCCAACAAAACAATAGCCTAGAACACGCTTTATTAGTGCTCGTTAAGTCTGGGTACACCTCGTTTCCAGTGTTAGGTAATGATTCTAAACTTGAAGGAATTATTAGTAAGGCACTTATTTTAGATTCGATTCTTGGGCTTGAACGAATTGAACTGGACCTTCTTCATACGCTTAAAGTAAGTGAAGTTATGGAAGAAAAAATTCCAACAATGAAAATAAGCGACACTTTCGCTAAGGCAATCGCCGTTTCTATCAATAACCCATTTATTTGTGTCCTCGATGGTGAAGGTGCTTTTCGAGGTATCTTAACGCGAAGGTCATTGCTAGTTTACCTAAATCAAGAAATGTTTCAAAAAAAATAA
- a CDS encoding divergent polysaccharide deacetylase family protein — protein sequence MKLKLVFLLVFITIVLLPAAITAEDLQEELQVAIIIDDFGGNVKGVNDFFESNIPITVAIMPFLDQSKQQAQLAHDLGLEVMIHLPLEPKKGKKSWLGPNPITNDLSLTEVKKRVIAAIESVPHAKGMNNHMGSLVVENEAIMRVIIETAKDHNLYFIDSGTNPKSLIPKLAEELGVPCATRDIFLDDTHSSSNHVYKQMHKLIKVAGRKGHAIGIGHVGIEGESTAKGVKEAVKNFQSKQVKIVPASHLLKTSIEKNPSKFWQ from the coding sequence ATGAAATTAAAATTGGTTTTTTTACTTGTATTTATTACTATTGTCCTGCTTCCAGCTGCTATTACCGCTGAAGATCTTCAAGAAGAACTTCAAGTAGCAATAATCATTGACGACTTCGGAGGTAACGTTAAAGGTGTTAATGATTTTTTTGAATCAAATATTCCCATTACAGTTGCTATTATGCCTTTTCTAGACCAATCAAAACAGCAGGCTCAACTTGCTCATGATCTCGGTTTAGAAGTAATGATTCACCTACCACTTGAACCAAAAAAAGGAAAAAAATCTTGGTTAGGTCCGAATCCAATTACAAACGATTTATCCCTTACTGAGGTCAAAAAACGTGTCATCGCTGCGATCGAAAGCGTACCTCACGCAAAAGGAATGAACAACCATATGGGATCACTAGTAGTTGAGAACGAAGCAATTATGCGTGTGATCATCGAAACAGCAAAAGACCACAACTTATATTTTATTGATAGTGGTACAAACCCCAAATCATTGATCCCCAAGCTTGCGGAAGAACTAGGTGTCCCATGTGCAACCCGTGATATCTTTTTGGACGATACACACTCATCAAGTAACCATGTTTATAAACAGATGCATAAACTTATTAAAGTTGCTGGAAGGAAAGGTCATGCAATCGGCATAGGTCATGTCGGCATAGAAGGAGAATCTACTGCAAAAGGGGTAAAAGAAGCTGTAAAAAACTTTCAATCGAAACAGGTGAAAATTGTTCCAGCTTCTCATCTTTTAAAAACTTCTATAGAAAAAAATCCAAGTAAATTTTGGCAATAG
- a CDS encoding MerR family transcriptional regulator, translated as MSYKNKKVITIGVVSELTGLSERQIRYYEERKLMFPERTKGGTRKYSFSDVERLVDISNKMEDGMQTFEIRKMEQKELKQGQLRERMLRGQLNAAFNIRK; from the coding sequence TTGTCTTACAAAAATAAAAAAGTAATCACAATCGGAGTTGTAAGCGAATTAACAGGTTTATCCGAACGGCAAATTCGCTATTATGAAGAGCGTAAACTAATGTTTCCAGAACGAACGAAAGGCGGCACCAGGAAGTACTCCTTTTCTGACGTCGAGCGTTTAGTTGACATTTCCAATAAAATGGAAGATGGCATGCAAACATTTGAAATTAGAAAAATGGAGCAAAAAGAATTAAAACAAGGTCAGCTTCGTGAACGAATGCTTCGCGGTCAGTTAAATGCAGCATTTAATATAAGAAAGTAA
- a CDS encoding bile acid:sodium symporter, with translation MLKKFYFFPQKNLVVSIPLILILGFIIGSQFDILLPQPTIMLATIVMIYATMIGFNIKEVFTLTQKRILGYSALINFIFIPLLAYIIGITFLKNEPIMFAGLALAALLPTSGMTISWTGISKGNLSAAVKLTVIGLIVGSLLTPWYLNAMVGQYVQINVLHTFRMIIMIVFVPMILGHFTFKALLKKYSAEQFKKVIKPNLQPLSIWAMLLIVFASISMRAQMIIDNLYLIALALVILIFFYLINFLVSTIVAIKAFNREDGIALVYGTVLRNLSIAIGLAATAFGAEAALLVTLAFIVQQQGVVIYNKLAQKYWFKEVVQEEPKQSNLA, from the coding sequence GTGCTAAAGAAATTTTATTTTTTTCCACAAAAAAACCTTGTCGTTAGTATTCCACTTATTTTAATTCTAGGTTTCATCATTGGTTCTCAATTTGATATTTTATTACCACAACCAACGATTATGTTAGCAACAATCGTCATGATCTATGCGACGATGATAGGATTTAATATTAAAGAAGTTTTTACACTCACACAAAAACGAATACTTGGCTATTCTGCTCTCATTAATTTTATTTTCATTCCCTTGTTAGCATATATCATTGGGATTACTTTTTTGAAAAATGAGCCAATTATGTTTGCTGGTCTTGCTTTAGCTGCACTCCTCCCAACAAGTGGCATGACTATTTCTTGGACAGGAATTAGTAAAGGGAATTTATCTGCTGCAGTGAAGCTAACCGTAATTGGACTGATCGTCGGTTCACTACTTACACCTTGGTACTTAAATGCAATGGTTGGTCAATACGTGCAAATTAATGTTCTTCATACGTTTCGAATGATTATTATGATCGTTTTTGTACCAATGATACTTGGTCACTTTACCTTTAAAGCATTATTAAAAAAATATTCAGCCGAGCAATTTAAGAAGGTTATCAAGCCTAATTTACAACCCTTGAGTATTTGGGCAATGCTTTTGATCGTATTTGCAAGTATTAGCATGAGAGCACAAATGATTATCGACAATTTATATTTGATTGCTCTTGCTTTAGTGATCCTAATCTTTTTTTATCTAATTAATTTCCTTGTTAGTACAATTGTTGCGATAAAAGCCTTTAATCGAGAAGATGGCATTGCATTAGTTTATGGAACAGTTTTACGTAATTTATCAATTGCGATTGGTTTAGCCGCAACAGCATTTGGCGCTGAAGCTGCATTACTAGTAACCCTAGCATTTATTGTGCAGCAACAAGGTGTCGTTATCTACAATAAGCTCGCTCAAAAATATTGGTTTAAAGAAGTCGTACAAGAAGAGCCGAAACAATCTAATTTAGCATAA
- a CDS encoding aspartate kinase, translated as MKVCKFGGTSLASAEQMQKVASVVKADSERKIVVVSAPGKRFKGDIKVTDLLISLASIALSNQDVTEPLRLVVARYEEIARELKLSNEIVDIIQADLDGRLAAIGVNQEEFIDLIKASGEDNNAKLFAFYLKSLGLNAYYIDPKEAGLLVSKEYGNAQVLPEAYDNLYELRKKEGILIFPGFFGYTHEGTLVTFPRGGSDITGSIVAAGVKAELYENFTDVDSVYVANPNVVEDPVGIKELTYREMRELSYAGFSVFHDEALIPAFRKGIPVCIKNTNNPEARGTMVVNKRNYMTNPVVGIASDSGFSTIYVRKYLMNREIGFGRRLLEIIEDEGLSYEHMPSGIDDTSVILRDCDLTLEIEARIISRVEKELNADDVHIEHGFAMVMIVGEGMQKMVGISAKATAALARGGVNIHMINQGSSEVSMVFGVKAVQADNAVRELYNDFFAKVENPVL; from the coding sequence ATGAAAGTTTGTAAATTTGGTGGTACATCTTTAGCTAGTGCAGAACAGATGCAAAAAGTAGCAAGTGTTGTAAAAGCAGATAGTGAAAGAAAAATTGTTGTTGTTTCAGCCCCAGGAAAACGCTTTAAGGGAGATATAAAGGTTACAGATCTTTTAATCTCGTTAGCCAGTATAGCCTTATCGAATCAAGACGTTACTGAACCGTTGCGATTAGTCGTTGCTCGCTATGAAGAAATTGCTAGGGAACTAAAGTTATCAAATGAAATAGTCGACATTATTCAAGCTGATTTAGATGGACGTTTAGCCGCCATTGGTGTAAATCAAGAAGAATTTATCGATTTAATCAAAGCAAGTGGTGAAGACAATAATGCAAAGCTATTTGCATTTTATCTGAAATCGTTAGGACTTAACGCTTATTATATTGACCCGAAAGAAGCGGGACTTTTAGTAAGTAAAGAGTACGGGAATGCCCAAGTGTTACCAGAAGCATATGATAATTTATATGAACTTAGAAAAAAAGAAGGAATTTTAATTTTTCCGGGATTTTTTGGCTATACTCACGAGGGAACTCTTGTAACATTCCCTAGAGGAGGGTCTGACATTACAGGTTCAATCGTTGCGGCAGGTGTTAAAGCCGAGCTTTATGAAAACTTTACTGATGTTGATTCTGTGTATGTAGCCAATCCAAATGTTGTTGAAGATCCAGTTGGTATTAAAGAGTTAACTTATCGAGAAATGCGAGAGTTATCTTATGCTGGTTTTTCGGTTTTCCATGACGAGGCGTTAATACCTGCTTTTCGAAAAGGAATTCCTGTTTGTATTAAAAATACGAATAACCCCGAGGCTAGGGGAACAATGGTCGTCAATAAGCGTAATTACATGACTAACCCAGTTGTTGGGATCGCTAGCGATTCTGGTTTTAGTACAATTTATGTTAGAAAGTATTTAATGAACCGTGAAATTGGGTTTGGACGTCGACTTTTAGAAATAATCGAAGATGAAGGTTTGTCGTATGAGCATATGCCATCAGGGATTGATGATACATCAGTTATTCTTAGAGATTGTGACTTAACCCTTGAGATTGAAGCAAGAATTATTAGTAGAGTTGAGAAAGAACTCAACGCTGATGATGTTCATATTGAACATGGTTTTGCGATGGTGATGATCGTTGGTGAGGGAATGCAGAAAATGGTTGGTATTTCTGCTAAAGCTACCGCAGCACTTGCAAGAGGTGGAGTGAATATTCACATGATTAACCAAGGTTCTTCTGAAGTTAGTATGGTTTTCGGTGTTAAAGCTGTTCAAGCCGATAACGCCGTAAGAGAATTGTATAATGATTTTTTTGCTAAAGTAGAAAACCCAGTTCTTTAA
- a CDS encoding ion transporter, whose amino-acid sequence MPQVSKKQQKRSPIIQLIADLVNHKYFTGTILTLIMINAIIVGLETYPTIYAANKTLFGILDKLLLWIFTVEIVARMIAERKFIDFFKNSWNWFDFLIVAAGHIFVGAHFVTVLRILRVLRVFRAISVLPSLRKLVDALLLTIPALGNILLLMSIIFYIFGVTGTMLFAEVAPEYFGSLQLSLLTLFQVVTLESWASGIMWPIFHELPWSWLYFVLFVLLGTFVVFNLFIGVIVSNVDKADSAGEKDELLELKNEVRELKHLIINLSNEKEKHKNNI is encoded by the coding sequence ATGCCGCAAGTGAGTAAAAAGCAACAAAAACGATCGCCAATCATTCAATTAATTGCTGATCTTGTCAATCATAAATATTTTACTGGAACAATTCTTACATTAATTATGATTAATGCCATCATAGTCGGTTTAGAAACGTATCCAACTATTTACGCAGCTAATAAAACTCTTTTTGGAATTTTAGACAAATTATTACTCTGGATTTTTACAGTTGAAATAGTCGCAAGAATGATAGCTGAAAGAAAGTTTATTGATTTTTTCAAAAACAGTTGGAATTGGTTTGATTTTTTAATTGTGGCTGCTGGTCATATTTTTGTAGGCGCTCATTTTGTGACAGTTTTACGGATTTTACGTGTTCTCCGTGTCTTTCGAGCAATTTCGGTCTTACCATCATTACGCAAGCTAGTTGATGCACTACTGTTAACTATTCCAGCATTAGGTAATATTTTACTTTTAATGAGCATTATCTTTTATATTTTTGGAGTTACAGGAACAATGTTATTTGCTGAAGTAGCACCAGAATATTTCGGCTCACTTCAACTATCTTTACTAACTTTATTCCAGGTCGTCACACTAGAATCATGGGCAAGTGGTATCATGTGGCCAATTTTTCATGAACTACCTTGGTCTTGGCTTTATTTTGTCTTATTTGTTCTCCTTGGCACATTTGTTGTTTTCAACCTGTTTATCGGGGTTATTGTTAGTAACGTTGACAAGGCCGATTCAGCTGGCGAAAAAGATGAACTATTAGAGCTTAAAAATGAAGTAAGAGAATTAAAACATTTAATCATTAATTTGTCTAATGAAAAAGAAAAACACAAAAACAACATATGA
- the proC gene encoding pyrroline-5-carboxylate reductase, whose translation MLTNIKVAFIGAGNMAEAIISGVLAKKILQPQQIHVTNYSNKVRLQHLKEKYHVETFSNYQEVLPTMDIIILATKSKDIEEMITKLKSATTNEQLIISVLAGVSTACISRLLEHDAPVIRTMPNTSAAVGASMTAISAGSFATGQHLEISEALFKAIGEVVIVEEKKQDAITGLSGSGPAYIYYLIEALEKSASEIGLDEALAKQLICQVLIGAAERIKASDLSPQTLYKQVMSPNGTTEAGIKVLESYHFQEAMIECVKRATERSKELGNLYSNQ comes from the coding sequence ATGTTAACAAATATAAAAGTAGCTTTTATCGGAGCCGGTAATATGGCTGAAGCGATTATTTCAGGGGTTTTAGCAAAAAAAATATTGCAGCCCCAACAAATTCACGTAACAAATTACAGTAACAAAGTTCGGTTACAGCATTTAAAAGAAAAGTATCATGTTGAAACCTTTTCAAATTATCAAGAAGTCCTGCCAACTATGGATATTATTATTTTAGCGACAAAATCAAAAGATATTGAAGAAATGATCACAAAGCTAAAATCGGCAACAACAAACGAGCAGTTAATCATCTCTGTATTAGCCGGTGTATCAACCGCCTGTATTTCTCGTTTACTTGAACATGATGCACCAGTTATTAGAACAATGCCTAATACTTCTGCTGCAGTGGGCGCATCGATGACAGCTATTTCTGCTGGGAGCTTTGCAACTGGCCAACATCTAGAAATATCAGAAGCACTGTTCAAAGCTATCGGCGAGGTTGTTATTGTAGAGGAAAAAAAGCAAGATGCGATTACCGGACTCTCAGGGTCTGGTCCCGCTTATATTTATTACTTAATCGAGGCGCTAGAAAAAAGCGCAAGTGAAATTGGCCTAGATGAAGCTCTAGCAAAACAGCTTATTTGCCAAGTACTCATTGGCGCCGCGGAAAGAATAAAAGCTAGTGACCTATCTCCACAAACACTTTATAAACAAGTGATGAGTCCCAATGGTACAACAGAAGCAGGGATTAAAGTTTTGGAAAGCTATCATTTCCAGGAAGCGATGATTGAGTGTGTAAAGCGCGCTACCGAACGCTCAAAGGAACTTGGCAACCTCTATTCAAATCAGTAA
- a CDS encoding glutamate-5-semialdehyde dehydrogenase, with protein MSELVTKAKKASEITGLLGAASTVEKNAALQLISEALVTEIDYIIQENYKDIEIGTANGLSEGLLDRLRLTEPRIKDMAFALSQLVDLEDPVGETTFETKRPNGLLLKKVRVPLGVIGMIYEARPNVTVDAASLCLKTGNAVLLRGSSSAIHSNKALVTVIHQGLEKSSLPKEAVQLIEDTSHETAEKMFKLNQYLDVLIPRGGAKLIQAVVEKASVPVLETGVGNCHVYIDETANPTMAIDIAVNAKTQRPSVCNACETIIVHKKWAEANFTSLVDALIKNKVELRGDKVSIQLDSRIISASEEDWSTEFLNLTLAVKIVDNVDDAIKHISAYGSKHSEAIVSREQKNVDKFFTFVDAAALYHNASTRFTDGFEFGFGAEIGISTQKLHARGPMGLEALTSSKYIILGNGQVRS; from the coding sequence ATGAGTGAACTAGTAACAAAAGCAAAAAAAGCAAGTGAAATAACAGGGCTCCTAGGCGCTGCTTCAACCGTAGAAAAAAACGCTGCTCTTCAACTCATTAGTGAAGCATTAGTAACTGAAATTGATTACATTATCCAAGAAAACTATAAGGATATTGAAATTGGAACAGCAAATGGCCTTTCCGAAGGTTTATTGGACCGTCTTAGATTAACAGAACCTAGAATTAAAGACATGGCCTTTGCCCTTAGTCAGCTTGTTGATTTAGAAGATCCTGTTGGTGAAACAACGTTTGAAACAAAGCGTCCAAACGGCTTATTACTAAAAAAAGTCCGGGTACCACTAGGAGTTATTGGGATGATTTATGAAGCAAGACCAAACGTAACAGTAGATGCGGCCAGCCTCTGCTTAAAAACCGGTAACGCCGTGTTACTGCGTGGAAGTTCTTCGGCAATTCATTCGAATAAGGCGTTAGTTACTGTCATTCATCAAGGACTAGAAAAAAGCTCACTTCCTAAAGAAGCCGTTCAGCTAATTGAGGATACGAGCCACGAAACAGCGGAAAAAATGTTTAAACTTAATCAGTATTTAGACGTACTTATTCCTCGAGGTGGCGCGAAATTGATTCAAGCTGTTGTCGAAAAGGCTTCTGTTCCAGTGTTAGAAACAGGGGTTGGAAACTGTCACGTCTATATTGATGAAACTGCCAACCCAACTATGGCCATCGACATTGCCGTTAACGCAAAAACACAACGTCCATCAGTTTGTAATGCCTGTGAAACCATTATTGTTCATAAAAAGTGGGCTGAAGCGAATTTCACTAGCTTAGTCGATGCCCTTATCAAAAATAAAGTTGAGCTTCGCGGCGATAAAGTTTCGATTCAATTAGACAGTCGGATTATTAGTGCCAGCGAAGAAGACTGGTCAACAGAATTTCTAAATTTAACACTAGCAGTAAAAATTGTTGACAATGTCGATGACGCCATTAAGCACATCAGTGCATACGGATCTAAACATTCAGAAGCAATTGTTTCTAGGGAGCAAAAGAATGTCGATAAATTTTTCACCTTTGTTGATGCAGCAGCTCTCTATCATAATGCCTCGACCCGCTTTACCGATGGATTTGAATTTGGTTTCGGCGCTGAAATTGGCATTAGTACACAAAAGCTTCATGCTCGGGGACCAATGGGGTTAGAAGCATTAACATCATCAAAATATATCATTTTAGGAAATGGTCAAGTTCGTTCGTAG
- the proB gene encoding glutamate 5-kinase, with product MSKQRIVVKIGSSSLTNVQGGLSKEKLTEHANALAKLKNDGHDVILISSGAVAAGFRKLGYPTRPVTIAGKQAAAAVGQGLLMQGYEEVFASHDIVVAQLLLTRHDFLSQEKYSNAYAVLNELLQRGIVPIINENDSTSIEELTFGDNDMLSALVSGLVHADFLAILTDINGLYDQDPRKNPNAKKYHYLPIINDELLDQAKATGSKLGTGGMRSKIEAAKTATDIGANVFIGTGEGEDKLTDILLGKGDGTYIGTTNKKNIKNKKQWIAYHSSTNGKVIIDEGAATAILSKGKSLLPVGIKEVTGTFQKGDVVEVISCHGKVIGRGQVNYSSDQLRTIKGKTSSEAKKKLDCPYVEAIHRNHWITILN from the coding sequence ATGAGTAAGCAGCGAATTGTCGTAAAAATTGGCAGTAGCTCATTAACAAACGTTCAAGGTGGACTTTCTAAAGAAAAGCTTACCGAGCATGCCAATGCACTAGCAAAACTTAAAAACGACGGTCATGATGTGATTTTAATTTCATCTGGAGCTGTTGCCGCTGGGTTTCGAAAGCTTGGTTACCCAACAAGACCAGTTACAATAGCTGGCAAACAAGCCGCTGCAGCTGTCGGTCAAGGCCTACTAATGCAAGGTTATGAAGAAGTTTTTGCAAGTCATGACATTGTCGTTGCCCAGCTCCTTTTAACTCGTCATGATTTTTTAAGTCAAGAAAAATACAGCAATGCTTATGCAGTATTAAACGAACTATTGCAGCGTGGTATTGTGCCCATTATTAATGAAAACGATTCAACTTCTATTGAGGAACTTACATTTGGTGACAACGATATGCTTTCGGCGCTCGTAAGCGGACTTGTCCACGCCGACTTTTTAGCAATTTTAACAGACATTAATGGACTTTATGATCAGGACCCTCGTAAAAATCCAAATGCAAAAAAATATCATTACCTTCCTATTATTAATGATGAATTATTAGATCAAGCCAAAGCCACTGGTTCAAAGTTAGGTACAGGTGGAATGCGCTCAAAAATAGAAGCAGCAAAAACCGCCACTGATATAGGGGCAAATGTATTTATCGGCACTGGAGAAGGCGAAGACAAACTAACCGATATTTTACTTGGAAAAGGTGATGGAACCTATATTGGTACAACTAATAAAAAAAATATTAAAAATAAAAAGCAATGGATTGCCTATCATTCTAGTACAAATGGAAAAGTCATTATTGACGAAGGTGCTGCTACCGCTATTTTATCAAAAGGAAAAAGCTTATTGCCTGTTGGCATTAAAGAAGTTACTGGAACATTTCAAAAAGGAGACGTTGTCGAAGTGATTAGTTGTCATGGCAAAGTCATTGGCAGAGGTCAAGTAAACTACTCTTCAGATCAACTACGTACGATCAAAGGAAAGACCAGTTCCGAAGCAAAAAAGAAATTGGACTGTCCTTATGTTGAAGCCATTCACCGCAATCATTGGATTACAATTTTAAATTAA